In one Thermococcus sp. 2319x1 genomic region, the following are encoded:
- a CDS encoding glycosyltransferase family 4 protein: MRILMVGHYPPHKGGVANHTDSLVRELRKRHEVYVLTYGPIIPRDFERDAVYQVKVPPIFGLRGILFALLAFLKIIKLHKKLNFELIHAHYLGTTSYAGVLAKRKLKIPLIITAHGSDLDFMSNLPLGRYFVRESISKSNAIIAVSHYLKGKALSLGAKRVKVIPNGIRKLNSKKAARKYITFIGALAPYKDPETFIRLAEHFPTEKFLVVGEGPLMDELKSRAPSNVEFLGYRGDVENILAESKMLVVPSLREGFGLVIVEANSLGVPVVGRAVGGIKELIRDGKNGYLFKDFDELVERVELLLDNKKALKMGRIGRRIGERYTWEKVAERIEEVYTEVLGEGHDDSDKHAGRR, from the coding sequence ATGAGAATCTTGATGGTAGGGCATTACCCTCCCCATAAGGGAGGGGTCGCAAATCACACCGATAGCCTAGTTAGGGAGCTTAGAAAGCGGCATGAAGTTTATGTTTTAACTTACGGCCCGATAATCCCGCGAGACTTCGAAAGAGACGCCGTTTATCAGGTTAAAGTGCCCCCAATCTTTGGTTTGAGGGGGATTTTGTTTGCCCTTTTGGCTTTTCTAAAGATAATCAAGCTCCACAAAAAGCTGAATTTTGAACTCATCCACGCTCATTACCTCGGAACAACCAGCTATGCAGGAGTTCTCGCAAAGAGGAAGCTAAAAATCCCCTTAATCATAACGGCCCATGGAAGTGACCTTGACTTCATGTCAAACCTTCCGCTGGGCAGGTATTTCGTTAGAGAGAGCATATCAAAAAGCAACGCAATAATAGCCGTAAGCCACTACCTGAAGGGAAAAGCCCTCTCCCTCGGAGCAAAAAGGGTAAAGGTTATCCCAAACGGCATAAGAAAATTGAACTCAAAGAAAGCAGCAAGAAAATACATCACGTTCATCGGAGCCTTAGCCCCTTACAAAGATCCAGAAACTTTTATACGCCTTGCGGAGCATTTCCCTACTGAGAAATTCCTTGTAGTTGGAGAGGGTCCGCTGATGGATGAACTGAAAAGCAGGGCGCCCTCAAATGTTGAGTTTTTGGGATACAGAGGGGATGTTGAAAACATATTGGCGGAGAGCAAAATGTTGGTAGTTCCCTCCTTGAGAGAGGGCTTTGGACTTGTGATAGTTGAGGCGAATTCCCTTGGCGTGCCTGTGGTTGGAAGGGCCGTTGGGGGGATAAAGGAGCTCATAAGGGATGGAAAAAATGGGTATCTCTTTAAAGACTTTGACGAGCTTGTTGAAAGGGTGGAGCTTTTGCTCGACAACAAAAAAGCTTTAAAAATGGGCAGAATCGGAAGAAGAATCGGTGAAAGGTACACGTGGGAAAAAGTCGCTGAGAGAATTGAAGAGGTTTACACGGAAGTTTTGGGTGAGGGACATGACGATAGTGATAAACATGCGGGAAGGCGTTGA
- a CDS encoding cell wall-binding repeat-containing protein, producing MMVKKVFALLFGALLLASMMPLSQAQSLSIVILVSDNEADSTLAEELAKMLNASVVVTTWGVYDPNITAEIMENAPDKVIIIGGPDAVPKDYETDLDELGVSCVRWYGENRYETNLEVLKKAIQEYPGLFENVKIVIAHGRDLGAIKQAKGIEGKKFILYVDDNLTNTTEVIGVLLTTRNVIILKSQLMNNRTAEQIRERIRERVRDGNITEENVTVTAEMAWEAIQLAINRTETAKEMLDNLPVPAAKRLIEIAEKKIQIANESYNEGNYGKAYGQAIAAKAHAEAVIKLASKEWQKVIHARVDIQLEKEVYRLEVKIKVLEKAGIDVTQIKKKIDAAKVAIQAGDYDTARELIEDAKNMLREAFMQGKGKIKENLPVNPPSGKGRGRP from the coding sequence ATGATGGTGAAAAAAGTGTTTGCATTGTTGTTTGGTGCCTTGCTTTTAGCGAGCATGATGCCACTATCACAGGCACAGAGCCTTTCAATAGTAATCCTTGTAAGTGACAACGAGGCGGATTCAACGCTTGCAGAGGAGCTTGCCAAAATGCTAAATGCAAGCGTGGTGGTAACGACTTGGGGAGTGTATGATCCCAATATCACGGCAGAGATTATGGAGAATGCCCCAGACAAAGTTATAATAATAGGCGGGCCCGATGCCGTGCCAAAAGACTACGAAACGGACCTAGACGAGCTAGGAGTTTCATGTGTTAGGTGGTATGGTGAAAACAGGTACGAAACCAATTTAGAAGTACTCAAAAAGGCCATCCAAGAATATCCAGGACTTTTTGAAAACGTTAAGATTGTCATCGCCCACGGGAGAGACCTGGGGGCAATAAAACAAGCTAAAGGCATAGAAGGGAAGAAGTTTATCCTATACGTGGATGACAATCTAACAAACACAACTGAAGTAATTGGCGTCCTGCTCACAACTAGAAACGTGATAATACTCAAAAGCCAACTAATGAATAACAGAACGGCTGAACAAATAAGAGAGCGCATTAGAGAGAGGGTTAGAGATGGAAACATAACCGAAGAGAACGTAACTGTGACAGCCGAGATGGCATGGGAAGCAATCCAATTAGCTATCAACAGAACTGAAACGGCAAAAGAAATGCTCGATAATCTTCCAGTTCCGGCCGCTAAAAGACTAATTGAAATTGCCGAAAAGAAAATACAAATCGCAAACGAGAGCTACAATGAAGGAAACTACGGAAAAGCTTACGGACAGGCAATAGCTGCAAAGGCTCACGCAGAGGCCGTGATTAAGCTGGCCAGCAAGGAGTGGCAGAAGGTCATTCATGCGAGGGTTGACATCCAGCTCGAAAAGGAAGTATACAGACTCGAAGTTAAAATAAAAGTTCTCGAAAAGGCTGGAATTGACGTAACTCAAATAAAAAAGAAGATAGATGCAGCAAAAGTCGCAATACAGGCTGGAGATTACGACACCGCTAGGGAGCTCATCGAAGATGCCAAAAACATGTTAAGGGAAGCCTTTATGCAAGGAAAAGGCAAAATAAAGGAGAACCTCCCAGTAAATCCACCGAGTGGAAAAGGTAGGGGCAGACCATAG
- the asnB gene encoding asparagine synthase (glutamine-hydrolyzing), protein MCLIAGGIGRHLKPKLITMMRSGKHRGGDSFGVWTNEGVLKSEDFSKIGEIPDGSIGLLQCRLAMTGSKSFTQPFFNNFVLAHNGEIYNHRQIREFLERRGVEFESDVDTEVILRFLEFQIEKGSSIAESVKRLMRVLNGDYAIAFSDKENIYLFRDPIGIRPLYYSQNGFFASEKKVLWSIGERAIPVNPGELVKISRKGIERVQLFTLSELKGAPFSYERAKLSIRKSLEYAVRIRSAKKVGVLFSGGLDSSLIALLASKYSDVILYTAGAEGSQDLEWARKVSEKLGLKLREYVFSMDDVKNSLEKVMFAIEEPNPMNLAIGIPIYFATRLAREDNTKVLLTGQGADELFGGYAKYLRDPSLMEKDILEMGERNLARDDKIAMLNGVEGRFPFLDLNVVKGGLRTPLEYKIQNGVRKAILREVALEVGLPRDVAYREKKACQYGSNAQKILERIAKKEGMTLTQFAEKVFYEVFEHT, encoded by the coding sequence GTGTGCCTCATCGCGGGAGGGATAGGGAGGCATCTAAAACCCAAGCTCATAACAATGATGCGCTCTGGAAAACATAGGGGGGGAGATTCTTTTGGTGTGTGGACCAATGAAGGGGTTTTGAAGAGCGAAGATTTTTCTAAAATTGGTGAAATTCCAGACGGCAGTATAGGACTCCTCCAGTGCCGTCTAGCCATGACAGGTTCAAAGAGCTTTACCCAGCCGTTTTTTAACAACTTTGTCCTAGCTCATAACGGAGAGATATACAATCACCGGCAAATAAGGGAGTTTTTAGAGAGAAGAGGGGTTGAATTCGAGAGTGATGTCGATACGGAAGTGATTCTGCGCTTCTTGGAGTTTCAAATTGAAAAGGGCAGTTCCATAGCTGAGAGCGTGAAACGCTTAATGAGAGTCTTAAACGGAGATTATGCAATAGCATTTTCCGATAAAGAGAACATTTACCTTTTTAGAGACCCAATTGGGATTAGGCCTCTCTATTATTCTCAGAACGGCTTCTTTGCCTCAGAAAAGAAAGTCCTCTGGAGCATAGGAGAAAGAGCAATCCCCGTAAATCCAGGAGAGCTCGTTAAAATATCAAGGAAGGGCATTGAACGAGTTCAGCTCTTTACACTCTCAGAGCTAAAAGGGGCACCTTTTTCCTACGAGAGGGCAAAGCTAAGCATAAGGAAAAGCCTGGAATATGCAGTAAGAATCAGGAGCGCAAAAAAGGTAGGGGTGTTGTTCTCAGGAGGGCTGGATAGTTCTTTAATAGCCCTTCTTGCCTCAAAATACTCAGATGTTATCCTTTACACGGCGGGAGCAGAGGGGAGTCAAGACCTGGAATGGGCAAGAAAAGTTAGTGAAAAACTCGGCTTAAAGCTTAGGGAGTACGTGTTTAGCATGGATGACGTAAAAAACTCTCTTGAAAAAGTTATGTTCGCCATAGAAGAGCCCAACCCCATGAACCTTGCGATAGGAATTCCGATCTACTTCGCAACAAGGCTGGCCAGAGAGGACAACACCAAAGTTCTTTTAACCGGTCAGGGAGCCGATGAGCTTTTTGGAGGGTACGCAAAATACCTTAGGGATCCTTCGCTAATGGAGAAAGATATTTTGGAGATGGGGGAAAGGAACCTTGCCAGAGACGACAAAATTGCCATGCTGAACGGTGTTGAAGGAAGGTTTCCGTTCTTGGATCTCAACGTTGTTAAAGGGGGACTGAGAACACCTTTAGAGTACAAAATCCAAAATGGGGTAAGAAAGGCTATCCTGAGGGAAGTGGCCCTTGAAGTAGGCCTACCCAGAGACGTCGCATACAGAGAAAAGAAAGCCTGCCAATACGGAAGCAATGCACAAAAGATTCTCGAAAGAATAGCAAAGAAAGAAGGAATGACATTAACTCAATTTGCTGAAAAAGTCTTCTATGAGGTTTTTGAACATACATAA
- a CDS encoding ATP/GTP-binding protein, with translation MIVVFVGTAGSGKTTLTGEFGRFLEENEKKVAYVNLDTGVKNLPYIPAVDVREHVTVEELMKKGYGPNGAIVESYDFLMDYLNEYVEKILRLEKENDYVLIDTPGQMETFLFHEFGVKLMENLPSPLVVYLFDPTILRNLHDYCFVKFFALLIDLRLGATTVPALNKIDLIRDLGKTKRYLENVEYLSARLKLDSSTQGLLAYRLCKFLPEVSPPVRVLYLSAKTRSGFDELETLAYEHYCTCGDLT, from the coding sequence GTGATAGTGGTATTCGTTGGGACCGCTGGAAGCGGAAAAACAACTCTAACAGGAGAATTTGGGAGGTTTTTGGAAGAGAACGAGAAGAAAGTGGCGTATGTAAATCTGGATACAGGGGTTAAGAACCTCCCCTATATCCCGGCGGTAGACGTTAGAGAGCATGTAACAGTAGAAGAGCTTATGAAAAAGGGTTACGGACCCAATGGGGCTATTGTGGAAAGTTATGACTTTTTGATGGACTACCTCAACGAATACGTTGAAAAAATACTAAGGCTGGAAAAAGAGAACGATTACGTCCTTATCGACACCCCGGGCCAGATGGAAACGTTTCTCTTCCATGAGTTTGGGGTTAAGCTAATGGAAAATCTCCCAAGTCCGCTTGTTGTATACTTATTTGACCCCACGATACTAAGAAACCTCCACGATTACTGCTTTGTTAAGTTTTTTGCCCTTTTGATAGACCTTCGGCTTGGTGCAACAACTGTGCCTGCTCTGAATAAAATAGACCTTATCAGAGATTTGGGGAAGACAAAAAGGTACCTGGAGAATGTTGAATATCTCTCAGCTCGTTTAAAGCTTGACAGTTCAACGCAGGGGCTTTTGGCGTACAGGCTATGTAAATTTCTGCCCGAAGTTTCGCCGCCAGTTAGGGTGCTCTATCTATCCGCAAAAACGAGAAGTGGATTTGATGAACTTGAAACGTTAGCCTATGAACACTACTGCACCTGTGGGGATCTAACATAA
- the minD gene encoding cell division ATPase MinD — MGRIISIASGKGGTGKTTVTANLAIALGKLGRKVCAVDADLTMANLSLHFGLDDAGRTIHDVLIEEEDIRKAVHTTRYELVYVVPAAVDWEHVAKADPRNLPKVIPKLKEDFDYILIDCPAGLQIDAMSAMLSGEEIILVTNPEIASLSDTMKVGIVLKKAGREVLGFILNRYGGHKNDIPPEAAEEVMEFPLLAVIPEDPKVREATLEGMPVVVYDPNSKATKAFFELAERLIGMERDQR; from the coding sequence ATGGGGAGAATAATCTCAATAGCCTCCGGAAAAGGTGGTACCGGAAAAACTACTGTTACAGCAAATCTCGCAATTGCTCTGGGAAAGTTGGGGAGAAAAGTGTGTGCAGTTGATGCGGACTTGACTATGGCAAACCTAAGCCTGCATTTTGGACTGGACGATGCTGGAAGAACTATCCACGATGTTTTAATTGAAGAGGAGGACATAAGAAAAGCTGTCCATACCACCCGGTATGAGCTCGTGTACGTGGTTCCGGCTGCAGTAGATTGGGAGCACGTTGCTAAAGCAGACCCCAGAAATCTACCAAAGGTGATCCCCAAGCTAAAGGAGGACTTTGATTACATCCTTATAGACTGTCCGGCTGGATTGCAAATAGATGCCATGAGTGCCATGCTGAGCGGGGAGGAGATTATTCTGGTGACCAACCCAGAAATAGCAAGCCTCAGCGACACAATGAAAGTGGGGATAGTCTTGAAGAAGGCTGGACGAGAGGTTTTGGGGTTTATACTCAACAGGTACGGTGGACATAAAAACGACATACCCCCGGAAGCTGCTGAAGAAGTTATGGAGTTTCCGCTCTTGGCAGTTATCCCGGAAGACCCAAAAGTTAGGGAAGCGACGCTGGAAGGAATGCCCGTGGTGGTGTATGATCCGAATTCAAAAGCCACAAAAGCATTTTTCGAGCTTGCGGAGAGGCTTATAGGGATGGAAAGAGACCAGCGGTGA